The sequence ATATGATGGGAATGTTCTCGACCTTGCAGTACATGATTGATGCGCCATTGGAAGAAATTCTTGAAGAAGTACCTGTGGCCCAGGAGATCAAGGATGCGCTGCTTAAGCAGGAAGGAATATGCGGATCGCTTTATAAACTCATTCTTAGCTATGAAAATGCAGACTGGAAAGCTGTAAAATCTCTATCAAATGAATTAGGTATCCCTTCTTCTCTTCTGGCACAAACCTACATGGATTGTGTAGAAACGGTAAATGAGATATGGGAAGGGGTTGTAAGCAACGCAGACCGGGAAACAGAGAACATAATAAAAGAAGCCCACACCTAATGGTGTGGGTTTTCTTTTACAGCAGAACAGGCTTTGGTCAATTCTACGACTACTTGCTGTGAAAATCGGGTGGAATAAAAGTTTAAAAGAGGAGAAGCGGTGGAATTATCTGCGACTATGTATTTGGGAGGCAGATGGGACAGTGCCAGGGCTGTGACATCTGCGGTGCATCGGTCACAGTTGCAAACATCGAATTTATCCATGTATTCTGATACCGCATTCTTTACGATGTGTTCCATAACATTCAGATATTGAAATGATGGAATCGATATTTCCGGTGCATCGGGTTCTGTTTCCTGGACAAGGGAAGGAGTCTCCGGTTCAGGAGCATCTTCCATCCCTTCTGCTTCCTCTAACTGCTCCCTGATCAATTCTGCCACCGGGTCGGGGGCTGAAGAAGACATGTCTATAATGGAAATAGGAGTTGGAGGAGAAGGTGGCTGATTTGAATCCGTAAGTTCCCTGATTTTTTCCGTGGAATCAGAGGTTTGCCGGGCTGCAAGATTTTCTCTGGCAGCCTCTTCTTTAGAGGATTCAGCCTCTTCTCCTGCTAACAGATTCATTACATGAGCTGTTTTACTGCTTTTTCTGGCCATAATTAAAACTCCCTTCAGGTAATTAATTTTTACGTTGTTTAATCAATTCCAGAACCTCGGAAATCAATTCCTTGTAGTCCTGGGCCGGATTGGATCTTGGAGCATAATCCAGAAGATTTTCTCCCTGGGCAGGAGCTTCCGCTACGCAGACACTGGATCGAATATGGGTATTAAATACCGTAGAGTTGATCTGCAGTGCGATTTTCTGTGCCATTTCCTTTACTTCTTTGGAAAGGAGGGTTCTGGGATTATATTTGTTAAGCAATATTCCAAGGACCACCAGATCCGGATTGACGGAAGAGCGGACGGTGTTGATGGTATCTTTAATCTGGGAGACACCCAAAAGGCTTAGAATTTCCGGAACCATGGGGATGATCAGATAGTCAGCAGCCGCATAAGCATTTACAGTGAGAATATTTAATGCAGGGGGAGTATCGATAATTATGTAATCATAATATCCGGTTACAGTAGAGAGAATATTTTTAAGAATACATTCCCGTTGCTTTCCTGTAAACTCCAGTTCAGCTCCGCTTAACAGGATATTGGAGGCGATTACATCGCAGCGCTTTGTAGACTGGATGGCCTCCTGCAGGGAAGCGGTCCCTTTTAACACTTCGTAGATGGTTGCGCCGGATTCGATCTGCAGACCAAGGCTGAAGCCTAAGTTGCCCTGAGGGTCTAGATCCACCGCCAAAACTCTTTTATTATTCATGGCAAGACCGCAGGCAAGAGCACAGGAAGTGGTTGTTTTGCCTACGCCGCCTTTTTGATTTGTAATTGCAATGACTGTTGACAACTTCTATTCCTCCAATCGTAAATTGAAATAAAACTATTATCTTTAGTATACAATATGTCGATAAATAAGTATAGTAAAAACAATAAAAAAGCTGTATTTTAGAGAATCATGAAGATATGTGTCGTTTAGAAAGGAGCTTCAATATGGCATCAGTATACAATAATGTGGCTAGTAATAGTTTATCTTCTTCTGTTCGTGGCTATGGCGGCCTTGCAAGCGGCTTAGACCGTGACAATCTGATTAAAGGAATGACCGCCGCCACAAGAGCGAAGATTGCAAAGCAGGAAAAGAGCAAACAGACCCTGCTGTGGAAACAGGATGCTTACCGCTCCATCAGTTCCAAGCTGGTTGAGTTTTCAAGAAAATATACTTCCTATTCCTATTCAAGTACCAATCTTTCAAGTCCTGCTTTTTGGGCATCGAACAACGTTACGGCAATAGGGGCAAACAGCAAGTATGTACAGGTTTCAGGAAGTTCTTCTGTTGCAGATTCCATTTCCATTGTAGGAGTGAAACAGCTTGCCCAGAAAGCCTCTGTAATTTCCAGTGATAGGATTTCTGATGGAGCACTGGAAACTGGAATGATTGATTTAAATGAAAACAAAATGATGAGTACTCTGGAGGGGCAGTCTTTAACCTTCCAGTATGGTAACAAAACTTTTTCTGTTTCTTTAAAAAGTGGTGTGGATAAGAATGGCGATCCATACGATTATTCCACTGAAGCCAGTACGGTAGACGCTATCAATAGGTCTCTGAAAGAGGTTGCCATTGGGGACGGCAAGACTTTGGCAGATGTTTTGAAAGTAAGCGGTGAAGTAGATACTGCAACAAATTCTTTTAAACTGGATTTTAAGTCAATTGATCCTGATAAAAATGAAATCCGCCTCGCAGGAGGAAGTAAAGGAGCAATGGAAGCCCTTGGTATCAGTGACAGCAATGTGTGGTCGCAGCTGGTAAAGGATGGTAAGACAGTGATTGGTGAGGCCGGAATGTCGGCAGAATTAAAGGGGATGGATCAAACTCTTTATAAAGATAAGTCCTTTGAAGAGCTGGTAAATGGGAAAAGCATGAGCTTTACTTATAATGGGGTTACGAAATCTATAGACCTTTCCAGCCAAAGCAGTATGAAGGAGCTAGCGGAAGACATCAAGACTAAACTGGAAAAAGAATTTGGAAAGGGACGGATTAATGTGACGGTAGTTCCGGATCCGAATGACCCGACGAATGCTAAAAAGGGAACGCTTAAGTTTGAAACAGTGAAGCCTGAAGGAGGGTCTGATGACTCCTCCAGTTTAATGATCGCCTATGGCGATGCAGAGGTAAGAGCAGCCTTACAAGTGGCAAACGGGGACTCAAACCGCCTGAATTTGGATGCAGCGATCGGAAAATCCGGCTTAAGCACTATTGATCCGGTACCGGGAGATTTAAATACTCCGCTGAAAATTGTAATCAATGGAGTAGATATTAATAAAGATGGAAGCCTTAATTATAAAAGTACCTTGAATCAAATCATGGAAAAAATCAACTCCTCCGATGCTGGCGTGACAATGAGCTATATGAGAGATGCTGACAAATTTTCCATCGTAGCGAAAGAAGACGGAGCATCGGGAGGAATTGAATTTGATCTTGCGGGTACGGATAATGAAAAGCTGTTTGGAGCCATAGCAAAGCCCGTCACAAATCCTGATGCCAGCCAATCTGCTGCGAAGTATTCCGGTAAGGATGCCGTAGTATTAGTCAAATATGCCGGCTCATCGGATCCGGTCGAATTGACCAGAGGTAGTAACACCTTTGATCTGAATGGGTTAAATGTCACCGTAAGCGGAACCTTCAATGAGTCAGGAACGGGAGGGGCAGATCAGGCTGTCACCTTTAACGCTAAAACAGATTCCGATAAGATTACAAAAGCAGTTTCCGAGATGATTAAGGATTACAATGATATCATCAAGCTGGTTAACGATCAGATTTCCACAAAACCAAACCGCAAATATGAACCATTGACTGATGAGCAGAAGGCGGAGATGTCGGAAAAACAGATTGAGCAATGGGAAGAAAAGGCCAAGGAAGGCCTGTTGTTTAATGATCCTGACTTAAGAGGTCTGTCTGACAGTATGCGCTTTATCTTTGAAGGTGGCTCTGAAAAGAAAGCCCTTCTGGAGTCTTATGGAATTTCCACAAGCAATAAATACCAAGAGAACGGAGCTTTGGTATTTGACGAGGTAAAGTTCCGGGCAGCCCTTGAGAAGTCTGGAGAAGACTTACAGAAGCTGTTCACCGATGGTGCGGATACTCTTACTGGAGATAAGGGCGGCGTTATGACCCGTTTAACTGCAATTACAGATAAATACGCTTCTGAAACAGGTGCCACAAAGGGTATCCTGATTGAAAAAGCAGGTTCCTCCTATGCTCCTGTCAGCATTCTCAACAATTATATCAAGAAGTCCGTGGACAGAATTGATGATTATATCGAGCGTCTCCAGTCTCAGCTTAAGTCGGAGACAGACCGCTATATTAAGCAGTTTACCTCTCTGGAAACATTGATTTCTCAAATGAACTCCCAAAGCAGCTGGCTGCAGAGTTCATTCGGCGGTCAATAAAGAATGGCGGTGTAGAACATGAATGCCTATGGTTATCAGAATTACAAAACGCAGGCGGTAAATACCATGACTCCTGGAGAGATGCTTGGTCTCCTGTATGATGAGTTATTAAAGCGTCTGACTAGAGCGGAGCTTGCCCTGGAGAAAAAGGATTATGTGCTTTTTGACCAATCCATGCAGCGTTCCGTTGAAATTGTTAATTATTTAAAAAATACTTTGAATCATAAATATGAAATAAGCTCCGAGCTGAAACGGTTGTATGATTTCTTTCTTTATGAGTTCAGCCGGATTAGCGCGGGAAGAAATCCAAAGGTGATTGAAGAAGTCAGACCCTTGATAGTAGAATTGAGAGATGCCTTCAAAGAAGCGCAGAAGTTAAGCAGTTAAAAAGTGGTGCCGGAGGGAAGATTTTCTCTCCGGCTATTTAATATTCATTTATGAGAATGAGGGAGGATGCACATGGAAGAATCCATTCTGTTTGAAATTCTTAAAGAGATGCAGAAAAAATATACGTTTATTGTCGAAATTGAGCGCATTACCCGGGAGATGGGAGATGCCCTATCTCGAAATGACAGGGAATCGGTTCAACTACTATTGGGTATGCGCCAGGATGAAATGAACAAAGCAGATGTATGTACCAGGAACGTAGATTGCCTCGTATCCGCCCTATCACCGGAAGACGGCAGTCAGGTTAGAGAATGGCTTAACTGCGATGGAGGCAGGAATCCTGACAGTCCTATTGCAGGGATGTTGGTGGAGAAGAGAAAGAGCATTCAGCTGGCGCTGAAACGGACCATTGAGGCGGATCGCTACATAAGCATGCGGTTATCAGGAAAGGACTCTTTCTATCAATAAAGACCGTGGAAGTACGATTCGTTAATTCGGAGGGCCGATCATCCAAAGAGGCCCTCCATTTGAAGCATGATAGTTTAATTCTTTCAATATAAGTGCGGGATCCCAGTCTAATAGACAATTATTGTATTGATTGGCATCAGCAATTTTTATCTGACCCTCTACTGTAAAGCGGGTAAGAATAATAAAATGCCCATTCTGGGTAAAATGCCCTTTCTTCATAAGGGCTACAATCACATGTCCGGAATTTAATGCATTCTCCAGCCCCTGGACCGTATAATCCTTAACTGGCGTGGCATTTAGGCCATAAGCCAGGGCGCTGTCTAAAATCAGACGGTGAAAAGAACCCTGGCCTGGTGCCCAGGATTTATTTGCTGCCGCCCACGCAGCCATATCAGGAGGAAGCACCTGATTACCGGTAAGGCTTGTGACAACCATAGCCATAACGGTAGGGCCGCAGCCATAGGTGGAAAGAGGATCCTTTCCCCCATATAGAAAGCCGCCCCACCTCGCATCATTCTGGTTATAGTAGGTAAGAGGGCCGCATACGCTGTCCAGCATAAGGTCATACCTTCCCTCTTGGGGAAAATCAGCTGCAGCCGGTTCAAGGCTTTCATTTTGAGAATAGTCTGAAACAACTTCTGTTCCACTTCCTGCTGGGATTGGCTGATCGAAGGAAGGAGAGGCCATAAAAGGTATAACAGTCATAAACAGAGTTCGAAACAGGATATATTGGATGGTATTCAACACATTCACCTTTTCTTTAGTAATATTATTCATTTCTATTTTATTTATCGAACTACTGTCTGATAAAGTTAAGATTGCTTCAAAAAAACCGATATATAATATAAGAGGTATTATTTTACAGCGGTAAATGATAGGCCGTCTGCAGGAAACCGTATATTGATTAAAGGTGGAATCGTGAATGAGTAAAGGATACGAAGAACGGTATTTAATAACACTGCTGTCATCTGTGATGAACCAGAAGGAATCGCCGGCACCGCTGAGGAATTTAAATTGGGATAAGATGTTTCGGCTTGCTGATTATCATCGTGTGGCTCATGTTGTATATTACGGAATTATGGGATTAGATGAAGAGATACCTCAGTCTATCCGTCAGCGATTTTTTGGGAAATATTTAGAATCCGTTCATCGGGTTGAACGTTTGCGTTCAACAGAAAAGCAGGTACAAGCTCTTCTGGAAAGGAACGGGATTAACTGCTTTTTTTTAAACTATTCTGATTTTGTTAAATGCTATCCCATTGAAGAAATGTGCTGCAGGGAATTTATAGAGATTGGTACGGAAAAGAAGTATGCCCAGACTATCAGAACACTTCTCTGGGAAGCGGATTTTGAAGAGCGATATACAGAAATTCGAGGGGAGCTGTACTATCGAGTTCCAGGGAACAAAGTTTTGTGCTTCAACCAAACCATGTTTTTCAGCAGGTTAATGCAAAAGTTTTATATCAATCTACTTCATTCTTTGCCAAATAAAAAGAGTATGAATTATATTCGGGAGATGAATGCCAGTGAGATATATTTATTCCTCATGTGCAGGCTAACAGATTCTTATGCCAGAGGGGATATTAGCTTAAGCCAGATTATTGATTTTTGGGTATTTTATAAAAACCAAGGGGAATTCTTTTCTTGGCCATATATTTACGAACGTTTAAAGGAGCTTAAAATAGAAGAATTTGCGGAACGTCTGGAATATCTCATCCTCCGCTGGTTTGGCACTGGGGCGGGAATTGAAAATGTGGAAATATATGATGCCATGGAATCCTACATCTTCAGCAAAGGTACAGAAGGGCGTGAAATCAGTTCCCAGTTCCTGCCTTTGATCAAAACAGTTGCCGACTGTTATTCCAGAGACAGGAAAAGAGAAGAACTCCTAAGGCTGGTAGCTTGGCTTTTTCCAGACCGAGAGTATATGGAGACTATATATCCTGCATTGGAGAACTTCAGCATACTTCTTCCCTATTTTTGGCTTATCCGTCTTGTAAGATATTTCGTAAGGATGATTGGAAGCAAAATTGGAGAGAAGTTCCGGATCTCGAAAAAGACAGTTTTTCTGCATATGT is a genomic window of Lacrimispora sphenoides containing:
- a CDS encoding late competence development ComFB family protein, with product MARKSSKTAHVMNLLAGEEAESSKEEAARENLAARQTSDSTEKIRELTDSNQPPSPPTPISIIDMSSSAPDPVAELIREQLEEAEGMEDAPEPETPSLVQETEPDAPEISIPSFQYLNVMEHIVKNAVSEYMDKFDVCNCDRCTADVTALALSHLPPKYIVADNSTASPLLNFYSTRFSQQVVVELTKACSAVKENPHH
- a CDS encoding ParA family protein, whose product is MSTVIAITNQKGGVGKTTTSCALACGLAMNNKRVLAVDLDPQGNLGFSLGLQIESGATIYEVLKGTASLQEAIQSTKRCDVIASNILLSGAELEFTGKQRECILKNILSTVTGYYDYIIIDTPPALNILTVNAYAAADYLIIPMVPEILSLLGVSQIKDTINTVRSSVNPDLVVLGILLNKYNPRTLLSKEVKEMAQKIALQINSTVFNTHIRSSVCVAEAPAQGENLLDYAPRSNPAQDYKELISEVLELIKQRKN
- the fliD gene encoding flagellar filament capping protein FliD gives rise to the protein MASVYNNVASNSLSSSVRGYGGLASGLDRDNLIKGMTAATRAKIAKQEKSKQTLLWKQDAYRSISSKLVEFSRKYTSYSYSSTNLSSPAFWASNNVTAIGANSKYVQVSGSSSVADSISIVGVKQLAQKASVISSDRISDGALETGMIDLNENKMMSTLEGQSLTFQYGNKTFSVSLKSGVDKNGDPYDYSTEASTVDAINRSLKEVAIGDGKTLADVLKVSGEVDTATNSFKLDFKSIDPDKNEIRLAGGSKGAMEALGISDSNVWSQLVKDGKTVIGEAGMSAELKGMDQTLYKDKSFEELVNGKSMSFTYNGVTKSIDLSSQSSMKELAEDIKTKLEKEFGKGRINVTVVPDPNDPTNAKKGTLKFETVKPEGGSDDSSSLMIAYGDAEVRAALQVANGDSNRLNLDAAIGKSGLSTIDPVPGDLNTPLKIVINGVDINKDGSLNYKSTLNQIMEKINSSDAGVTMSYMRDADKFSIVAKEDGASGGIEFDLAGTDNEKLFGAIAKPVTNPDASQSAAKYSGKDAVVLVKYAGSSDPVELTRGSNTFDLNGLNVTVSGTFNESGTGGADQAVTFNAKTDSDKITKAVSEMIKDYNDIIKLVNDQISTKPNRKYEPLTDEQKAEMSEKQIEQWEEKAKEGLLFNDPDLRGLSDSMRFIFEGGSEKKALLESYGISTSNKYQENGALVFDEVKFRAALEKSGEDLQKLFTDGADTLTGDKGGVMTRLTAITDKYASETGATKGILIEKAGSSYAPVSILNNYIKKSVDRIDDYIERLQSQLKSETDRYIKQFTSLETLISQMNSQSSWLQSSFGGQ
- the fliS gene encoding flagellar export chaperone FliS — its product is MNAYGYQNYKTQAVNTMTPGEMLGLLYDELLKRLTRAELALEKKDYVLFDQSMQRSVEIVNYLKNTLNHKYEISSELKRLYDFFLYEFSRISAGRNPKVIEEVRPLIVELRDAFKEAQKLSS
- a CDS encoding C39 family peptidase, which encodes MNTIQYILFRTLFMTVIPFMASPSFDQPIPAGSGTEVVSDYSQNESLEPAAADFPQEGRYDLMLDSVCGPLTYYNQNDARWGGFLYGGKDPLSTYGCGPTVMAMVVTSLTGNQVLPPDMAAWAAANKSWAPGQGSFHRLILDSALAYGLNATPVKDYTVQGLENALNSGHVIVALMKKGHFTQNGHFIILTRFTVEGQIKIADANQYNNCLLDWDPALILKELNYHASNGGPLWMIGPPN
- a CDS encoding nucleotidyltransferase domain-containing protein codes for the protein MSKGYEERYLITLLSSVMNQKESPAPLRNLNWDKMFRLADYHRVAHVVYYGIMGLDEEIPQSIRQRFFGKYLESVHRVERLRSTEKQVQALLERNGINCFFLNYSDFVKCYPIEEMCCREFIEIGTEKKYAQTIRTLLWEADFEERYTEIRGELYYRVPGNKVLCFNQTMFFSRLMQKFYINLLHSLPNKKSMNYIREMNASEIYLFLMCRLTDSYARGDISLSQIIDFWVFYKNQGEFFSWPYIYERLKELKIEEFAERLEYLILRWFGTGAGIENVEIYDAMESYIFSKGTEGREISSQFLPLIKTVADCYSRDRKREELLRLVAWLFPDREYMETIYPALENFSILLPYFWLIRLVRYFVRMIGSKIGEKFRISKKTVFLHMWKRYQKVNTKEKIEAEEDTKEEDTKEEDTKEEDTKEKTAEIPK